The sequence below is a genomic window from Anaerobranca californiensis DSM 14826.
TTGTTAAAATTATAGTTAAAACTAAGGCATAACCCTTTTGGTTTTTAAGATATTTACTCATTTTCTTCACCTATTTCAAAGGGGTAATCATCGGGGGAGTTAGGTAATACATTTTCATTGTATTTAATTGTTACACTATTACCTGGAATATTTACTTCATTAGCTATGATTAATCCTTCAAAGGTCATATTATTACCATTAAGTGTAACCTTTCCATTTGGTGCAAAAATTAATGCTTGTAATTGACTGTTATTAGGAATAGTTATAGATATATTCCCTTTACTAACTATAATTACATTTGAAACATTACCTGAAAGATTAAGTGTTACATCATTTGTGAAAAAATATTTTTTTCCATTGGATAAAGCTGTTGAATTTTGATAACCATTTTGATTATACCAATTATCTTCTCTAAGTTTAGGTAATGAAAGTTTTGGGAATGTTTCTATTTTTATTATCTCTTTAATATTCGATGTATTTGGATTACAACTACCTTTTCCCCCAGTATAATATATTCTGACACTACTTGATGGATGAAATTTATACCCATTACAATATACGTTCCCATTTACATATAAATTACCATGTAATCTTATATTTTGGGCATTTAATGAAAGGTTTCCATCAATAAAAATGTCAATATTAATGTTATTACTTGCATTTAATTGTTGAAGCTCGTATGTTCCTCCCTCTGGCTTTATATAAATAGCTCCAGGATTACCTAAAACCGTTTGAAAATGCACATTATTAGTTATACCAAATGTCTTTGCTATGAAATATGTTTTTCTATTGGTAATAAAATCAATTATATTTTCCTCATTTATAATACCATTATCTTTATCCTTTAACACTAATGAATAATTAAATCTCGCCACACTAAAACTTGTTTCTTTATCTTCAGTTGCTAAAGTAATACTTACTAAACTAGGGGTAGATGATTGAATATCAAAGGTTCCTTCAATTATCCCTAAAAATTTTACCGTTTCTATATTAGTTTCTCCCCTTTGCCGTATCAACCTGTTCCCTTCTTCAAATTTATAAATAATAGTATCACCGTTCAATGAAATTAACCGTAATTCATTA
It includes:
- a CDS encoding PilW family protein, which gives rise to MFKNIKGLTLVELIVTIAILSLVATIAYPMVASSQTLAYRQINNSHDRNDLRLAMSYLNNDIKYSTDAIVFEDGNELRLISLNGDTIIYKFEEGNRLIRQRGETNIETVKFLGIIEGTFDIQSSTPSLVSITLATEDKETSFSVARFNYSLVLKDKDNGIINEENIIDFITNRKTYFIAKTFGITNNVHFQTVLGNPGAIYIKPEGGTYELQQLNASNNINIDIFIDGNLSLNAQNIRLHGNLYVNGNVYCNGYKFHPSSSVRIYYTGGKGSCNPNTSNIKEIIKIETFPKLSLPKLREDNWYNQNGYQNSTALSNGKKYFFTNDVTLNLSGNVSNVIIVSKGNISITIPNNSQLQALIFAPNGKVTLNGNNMTFEGLIIANEVNIPGNSVTIKYNENVLPNSPDDYPFEIGEENE